Proteins encoded in a region of the Flavobacterium sp. MDT1-60 genome:
- the rpsG gene encoding 30S ribosomal protein S7, whose protein sequence is MRKRAAKKRPLLPDPRFNDQLVTRFVNNLMWDGKKSTAFKVFYDAIDIIESKKQDSEKSSLEIWKDALTNVMPHVEVRSRRVGGATFQIPMQIRPDRKISMAMKWLILYSRRRNEKSMAQRLASECLAAAKEEGAAVKKRMDTHKMAEANKAFSHFRF, encoded by the coding sequence ATGAGAAAAAGAGCGGCAAAGAAAAGACCACTTTTACCAGATCCTAGGTTTAACGACCAATTGGTAACACGTTTTGTGAACAACTTAATGTGGGATGGTAAGAAATCTACAGCTTTCAAAGTATTTTATGATGCAATTGACATCATTGAGTCTAAGAAGCAGGATTCAGAGAAATCTTCATTAGAAATTTGGAAAGATGCTTTAACAAACGTTATGCCTCACGTAGAAGTACGTAGTCGTAGAGTTGGTGGAGCTACATTTCAAATTCCAATGCAAATTAGACCAGACAGAAAAATTTCTATGGCAATGAAGTGGTTAATACTTTATTCTAGAAGAAGAAATGAAAAATCTATGGCACAGCGTTTAGCGTCAGAATGTTTAGCAGCTGCTAAAGAAGAAGGTGCTGCGGTTAAGAAAAGAATGGATACTCACAAGATGGCAGAAGCTAATAAAGCTTTCTCTCACTTTAGATTTTAA
- the fusA gene encoding elongation factor G: MARDLKYTRNIGIAAHIDAGKTTTTERILFYTGKSHKIGEVHDGAATMDWMAQEQERGITITSAATTCEWNFPTEQGKILPESLPYHFNIIDTPGHVDFTVEVNRSLRVLDGLVFLFSAVDGVEPQSETNWRLADQYRVPRMGFVNKMDRQGSNFLAVCQQVRDMLKSNAVAITLPIGEENDFKGVVDLVKNQAIIWHDATQGATFDIVPIPEDMLAEVKEYRSILIEAVADYDENLLEKFMEDENSITEEEINKALRAATMDMAIIPMIAGSSFKNKGVQFMLDAVCKYLPSPMDKEGIEGIHPDDAELLEEDQTKILRKPDVKEPFAALAFKIATDPFVGRLAFFRAYSGRLDAGSYVLNTRSGNKERISRIYQMHANKQNPIEYIEAGDIGAAVGFKDIKTGDTLCDEKHPIILESMKFPAPVIGIAIEPKTKADVDKMGMALAKLAEEDPTFTVRTDEASGQTIISGMGELHLDILVDRMKREFKVEVNQGEPQVEYKEAFTRTATHRETYKKQSGGRGKFGDIVFTLEPADEVDGKVPVGLQFINAVKGGNVPKEYIPSVEKGFREAMKTGPLAGYQVDSLKVTLTDGSFHPVDSDALSFELAARMGYREVAKAAGAIILEPIMKMEVITPEENMGDIVGDINRRRGQVNDMGDRNGAKTIKADVPLSEMFGYVTTLRTLSSGRATSTMEFSHYAETPSNISEAVIKKAKGNA, encoded by the coding sequence ATGGCTAGAGATTTAAAATATACAAGAAATATCGGAATTGCTGCTCATATTGATGCTGGTAAAACAACAACAACGGAGCGTATTCTTTTTTATACTGGAAAGTCACACAAAATTGGTGAAGTGCACGATGGTGCTGCAACAATGGACTGGATGGCTCAAGAGCAAGAAAGAGGTATTACAATTACTTCAGCTGCAACAACTTGTGAGTGGAATTTTCCAACTGAACAAGGTAAAATTTTGCCTGAATCTTTGCCTTACCACTTTAATATTATTGATACTCCTGGGCACGTTGACTTTACTGTAGAGGTAAATCGTTCTCTACGTGTACTTGATGGTTTGGTTTTCTTATTTAGTGCTGTTGATGGTGTTGAGCCTCAGTCAGAAACTAACTGGAGACTTGCTGATCAATACAGAGTTCCGCGTATGGGATTCGTAAACAAAATGGACCGTCAAGGATCTAACTTTTTGGCTGTTTGTCAACAAGTTCGTGATATGTTAAAGTCAAATGCTGTTGCGATCACTTTGCCAATTGGTGAAGAGAATGATTTCAAAGGTGTTGTAGATTTAGTAAAAAACCAAGCTATCATCTGGCATGATGCTACTCAAGGGGCGACTTTTGATATTGTGCCAATTCCTGAGGATATGTTAGCTGAAGTTAAAGAATACAGATCTATTCTTATTGAAGCAGTTGCTGATTACGATGAAAATCTTTTGGAGAAATTCATGGAAGATGAAAACTCTATCACGGAAGAAGAAATCAACAAAGCTTTAAGAGCTGCAACTATGGATATGGCTATCATTCCAATGATCGCTGGTTCTTCTTTCAAAAACAAAGGAGTTCAATTCATGTTAGATGCAGTTTGTAAATATTTACCTTCTCCGATGGATAAGGAAGGTATCGAAGGAATTCATCCTGATGATGCTGAATTATTAGAAGAAGATCAAACTAAAATCTTACGTAAACCAGACGTAAAAGAGCCGTTCGCTGCTTTAGCATTTAAAATTGCTACTGACCCATTCGTAGGTCGTTTAGCTTTCTTCCGTGCTTACTCTGGACGTTTAGATGCTGGTTCTTATGTATTGAACACTCGTTCAGGAAATAAAGAAAGAATTTCCCGTATCTACCAAATGCATGCAAACAAACAAAATCCAATCGAATATATTGAGGCTGGAGATATTGGAGCTGCTGTTGGATTTAAAGATATCAAAACTGGAGATACATTGTGTGATGAGAAACACCCAATTATTCTTGAGTCTATGAAATTCCCTGCACCGGTAATTGGTATTGCGATTGAGCCTAAAACTAAAGCTGACGTTGATAAAATGGGTATGGCTTTGGCTAAATTAGCTGAAGAAGATCCAACATTTACTGTTAGAACAGATGAGGCTTCGGGGCAAACGATTATTTCGGGTATGGGTGAGCTTCACTTAGATATCTTGGTAGATCGTATGAAACGTGAATTTAAAGTTGAAGTAAACCAAGGTGAGCCTCAAGTTGAATATAAAGAAGCGTTTACAAGAACTGCAACACACAGAGAAACTTACAAGAAACAATCTGGAGGTCGTGGTAAATTCGGTGATATCGTATTTACACTTGAGCCTGCTGACGAAGTTGATGGTAAAGTTCCTGTTGGATTACAGTTTATTAATGCGGTAAAAGGTGGTAACGTTCCTAAAGAATATATTCCATCTGTAGAAAAAGGTTTCCGTGAAGCTATGAAAACTGGTCCTTTGGCTGGTTATCAAGTGGATAGTTTGAAAGTAACTTTGACAGACGGATCTTTCCACCCTGTCGATTCTGATGCACTTTCTTTTGAATTAGCAGCTAGAATGGGTTATAGAGAAGTGGCTAAGGCTGCTGGAGCTATTATTCTTGAGCCTATCATGAAAATGGAAGTTATTACTCCTGAAGAAAACATGGGAGATATCGTGGGTGATATCAACCGTCGTAGAGGTCAGGTAAATGACATGGGTGACAGAAATGGTGCTAAAACTATTAAAGCTGATGTGCCTTTATCGGAGATGTTTGGATATGTAACAACATTAAGAACATTGTCTTCTGGTAGAGCTACTTCAACAATGGAGTTTTCACATTATGCAGAAACACCTTCTAATATTTCAGAAGCTGTAATTAAAAAAGCAAAAGGTAACGCTTAA
- the rplC gene encoding 50S ribosomal protein L3 gives MSGLIGKKIGMTSIFDENGKNIPCTVIEAGPCVVTQVRTKGVDGYEALQLGFDDKNEKHSTKAALGHFKKAGTVAKKKVVEFQDFATEQKLGDLIDVSIFAEGEFVDVQGVSKGKGFQGVVKRHGFGGVGQATHGQHNRLRAPGSVGASSYPSRVFKGMRMAGRMGGDNVKVQNLRVLKVVAEKNLLVIKGCVPGHKNSYVIIQK, from the coding sequence ATGTCTGGGTTAATTGGTAAAAAAATCGGCATGACTAGCATTTTTGATGAAAACGGGAAAAATATTCCTTGTACAGTAATCGAAGCTGGGCCGTGTGTTGTTACCCAAGTCAGAACCAAAGGTGTTGACGGGTACGAAGCGTTGCAACTTGGTTTCGATGACAAAAACGAGAAACATTCCACTAAAGCGGCTTTAGGTCACTTTAAAAAAGCTGGAACTGTTGCTAAGAAAAAAGTCGTTGAATTTCAAGATTTTGCAACTGAACAAAAATTAGGAGATCTTATTGATGTTTCTATTTTTGCTGAAGGAGAATTTGTAGATGTACAAGGTGTATCTAAAGGTAAAGGTTTTCAAGGGGTTGTTAAACGTCACGGATTTGGTGGTGTTGGACAAGCAACTCACGGTCAACACAACCGTTTAAGAGCGCCAGGTTCTGTGGGAGCTTCTTCTTATCCATCTAGAGTATTCAAAGGAATGCGTATGGCTGGAAGAATGGGAGGAGACAATGTAAAAGTTCAAAACCTTAGAGTTTTAAAAGTAGTGGCTGAAAAGAACCTGCTTGTTATTAAAGGATGCGTTCCTGGACATAAAAACTCTTATGTAATCATTCAGAAGTAA
- the rplD gene encoding 50S ribosomal protein L4 codes for MEVKVLDFNGKDTGRKVQLSDSVFAIEPNNHAVYLDVKQYLANQRQGTHKAKERAEVTGSTRKIKKQKGTGTARAGSIKNPLFKGGGTVFGPRPRSYSFKLNKSLKRLARKSAFSIKAKESNIIVLEDFNFEAPNTKNFINVLKALGLENKKSLFVLGESNKNVYLSSRNLKASNVVTSSELSTYAILNTNNLVLLEGSLELIEENLSK; via the coding sequence ATGGAAGTAAAAGTATTAGATTTCAACGGAAAAGATACTGGAAGAAAAGTTCAACTTTCTGATTCAGTATTCGCAATTGAACCAAACAATCACGCTGTATACCTTGATGTAAAGCAATATCTTGCTAATCAAAGACAAGGAACTCACAAAGCAAAAGAAAGAGCTGAAGTGACAGGAAGTACACGTAAGATTAAAAAACAAAAAGGAACAGGTACAGCTCGTGCGGGAAGTATTAAAAATCCATTGTTTAAGGGTGGTGGAACAGTTTTCGGACCAAGACCAAGAAGTTATTCATTTAAATTGAATAAAAGCTTGAAAAGATTGGCTAGAAAATCAGCTTTCTCAATCAAAGCAAAAGAGTCGAATATCATCGTTCTTGAAGACTTTAATTTTGAAGCGCCAAACACTAAAAATTTCATTAACGTTTTGAAAGCTTTAGGGTTAGAAAATAAAAAATCTCTATTTGTGTTGGGAGAGTCAAATAAAAATGTATATTTGTCGTCACGCAATTTAAAGGCTTCTAATGTCGTAACTAGCTCAGAATTAAGCACTTACGCTATTTTAAACACTAATAATTTAGTGCTTTTAGAAGGTTCTTTGGAGTTAATCGAAGAAAATTTAAGCAAATAA
- the rplW gene encoding 50S ribosomal protein L23 produces MSIIIRPIVTEKVTKESEVLNRFGFVVDKKANKVQIKKAIEAAYGVTIVSVNTMNVRPDRTTKYTKSGLISGKTNAIKKAIVQVQEGETIDFYNNI; encoded by the coding sequence ATGAGTATCATAATTAGACCTATAGTAACAGAAAAAGTAACCAAAGAAAGTGAAGTTTTAAACCGCTTCGGATTCGTTGTTGACAAAAAAGCAAACAAAGTTCAGATTAAGAAAGCTATTGAAGCTGCTTATGGAGTAACTATCGTTTCAGTTAACACGATGAACGTAAGACCGGATAGAACTACAAAATACACTAAAAGTGGTTTGATCAGTGGAAAGACAAATGCAATTAAAAAAGCGATTGTTCAAGTACAAGAAGGAGAAACAATTGATTTTTACAACAATATCTAA
- the rplB gene encoding 50S ribosomal protein L2, whose translation MSVRKLKPITPGQRFRVVNGYDAITTDKPERSLIAPIKNSGGRNSQGKMTMRYTGGGHKQRYRIIDFKRTKEGIPATVKSIEYDPNRTAFIALLAYADGEKTYVIAQNGLKVGQKLVSGPESQPEIGNTLPLSRIPLGTVISCIELRPGQGAVIARSAGTFAQLMARDGKYATIKMPSGETRLILLTCSATIGAVSNSDHQLVVSGKAGRTRWLGRRPRTRPVAMNPVDHPMGGGEGRSSGGHPRSRNGIPAKGYRTRSKKNPSNKYIVERRKK comes from the coding sequence ATGTCAGTAAGAAAATTAAAACCTATTACCCCAGGTCAGCGATTTAGAGTTGTGAATGGTTATGACGCCATTACAACTGATAAGCCGGAACGCTCTTTGATAGCGCCGATAAAAAACTCTGGAGGTAGAAATAGTCAAGGAAAGATGACCATGCGTTATACGGGTGGTGGTCACAAGCAGAGATATCGTATTATTGATTTCAAACGTACAAAAGAAGGAATTCCAGCTACAGTGAAATCAATCGAATATGATCCAAATCGTACTGCGTTTATCGCTTTATTAGCTTATGCTGATGGAGAGAAAACTTATGTTATTGCTCAAAACGGATTGAAAGTTGGTCAGAAATTAGTTTCTGGTCCAGAATCTCAACCAGAAATTGGTAATACATTGCCTTTAAGTAGAATTCCTTTAGGAACTGTAATCTCTTGTATTGAGTTACGTCCAGGTCAAGGTGCGGTAATCGCTCGTTCGGCTGGTACATTTGCTCAGTTAATGGCAAGAGATGGAAAATATGCTACAATTAAAATGCCATCTGGTGAAACAAGATTGATCTTGTTAACTTGTTCGGCTACTATTGGAGCTGTTTCTAATTCAGACCACCAATTAGTTGTATCAGGAAAAGCTGGTAGAACAAGATGGTTAGGAAGAAGACCTAGAACAAGACCTGTTGCAATGAACCCTGTTGATCACCCAATGGGTGGTGGAGAAGGACGTTCTTCTGGTGGACATCCACGTTCAAGAAATGGAATACCAGCAAAAGGTTATAGAACTCGTTCTAAGAAAAACCCGAGTAACAAGTATATCGTAGAACGTAGAAAGAAATAA
- the rpsS gene encoding 30S ribosomal protein S19: protein MARSLKKGPFVHYKLDKKVQENIENGNKGVVKTWSRASMITPDFVGQTIAVHNGRQFVPVYVTENMVGHKLGEFSPTRSFRGHAGAKNKGKK, encoded by the coding sequence ATGGCACGTTCATTAAAAAAAGGACCTTTCGTTCATTATAAGTTAGACAAGAAAGTTCAGGAAAACATTGAAAATGGTAATAAAGGAGTGGTTAAGACTTGGTCTAGAGCTTCTATGATTACTCCGGACTTTGTTGGACAAACTATCGCAGTTCATAACGGTCGTCAATTTGTACCAGTTTACGTAACAGAAAACATGGTAGGTCACAAATTAGGAGAATTTTCACCAACTAGATCTTTTAGAGGTCATGCTGGAGCAAAAAATAAAGGTAAAAAATAA